The following proteins come from a genomic window of Prionailurus viverrinus isolate Anna chromosome D1, UM_Priviv_1.0, whole genome shotgun sequence:
- the LOC125176811 gene encoding olfactory receptor 1038-like, whose translation MVERNNTRVTEFILLGFSVHREIEITLFFLISVVYTLTLVGNLGMISLIRLDSRLHTPMYFFLSNLAFVDLCYSSSVAPKFLQTLLTKHRSISFYACATQLGFFLNFLISEMLLLAVMAYDRYVAICNPLLYMVSMSPKVCMQLVTGPYLYSFSVALLHTAVTFQLIYCGPNIINHFYCDDVPLMALACSDTSLKEILIFIFAGFNMISSLTTVLISYLYIVAAILKIQSTEGRFRAFSTCASHLTAVTIFYGTLIFMYLQPKSNHSLDTDKMASVFYTIVIPMLNPMIYSLRNKEVKNALRKLIDKCYILLLTNFKK comes from the coding sequence ATGGTTGAAAGGAATAACACCAGGGTGACAGAATTCATTCTTTTGGGCTTTTCTGTCCATAGAGAGATTGAAATCactctcttttttctcatttcagtaGTATATACTCTAACTTTGGTAGGGAACCTTGGGATGATTTCATTAATACGATTGGATTCTCGACTTCACACACCCATGTACTTTTTTCTCAGCAATCTGGCCTTTGTAGACCTCTGTTACTCTTCGTCAGTAGCCCCCAAGTTCCTGCAGACCCTCCTGACCAAGCACAGGTCTATATCTTTCTATGCATGTGCAACACAGTTGGGCTTTTTCCTGAACTTCTTGATTTCAGAGATGCTCCTTCTTGCAGTGATGGCttatgaccgctatgtggccatctgcaaTCCTCTTCTCTACATGGTGAGCATGTCCCCAAAAGTGTGTATGCAACTAGTAACAGGCCCCTACTTATACAGCTTTTCTGTTGCTTTGCTCCACACAGCCGTTACTTTCCAACTGATTTATTGTGGCCCAAATATCATCAATCACTTTTATTGTGATGATGTCCCTTTGATGGCCCTTGCCTGCTCAGACACCAGTCTCAAAGAAATCTTGATTTTCATCTTTGCGGGTTTCAACATGATCAGCTCTTTGACCACTGTTCTTATTTCTTACTTATACATCGTGGCTGCCATCTTGAAAATCCAATCTACAGAAGGAAGGTTCAGAGCTTTCTCAACCTGTGCGTCTCATCTGACTGCTGTGACTATATTCTATGGGACTCTGATCTTCATGTATCTGCAGCCAAAATCAAACCATTCCCTTGACACAGACAAAATGGCCTCTGTGTTCTACACAATTGTAATTCCTATGCTGAACCCAATGATCTATAGCTTGAggaacaaagaggtgaaaaatgccTTGAGGAAGTTAATTGACAAATGTTATATCCTGCTtctaacaaactttaaaaaatga